In a single window of the Zea mays cultivar B73 chromosome 5, Zm-B73-REFERENCE-NAM-5.0, whole genome shotgun sequence genome:
- the LOC100502420 gene encoding LIM domain-containing protein PLIM2b yields MPSSVIADYLRTMPICKSLQAKAPSKLSSAFSGTQDKCAACQKTVYPLEKMTLEGESYHKSCFKCSHGGCILTTSSYAALNGVLYCKIHFSQLFKEKGSYNHLIETAQTKKNEAAEAGPEPPADAGAAEPEAPAQSA; encoded by the exons ATGCCATCATCGGTAATAGCTGACTACTTACGCACGATGCCAATCTGTAAATCTCTGCAGGCAAAGGCTCCAAGCAAGCTATCATCTGCATTCTCTGGAACTCAAGATAAATGCGCGGCCTGCCAGAAAACAGTGTATCCATTGGAGAAG ATGACTCTGGAAGGCGAATCCTACCACAAGAGCTGCTTCAAATGCTCGCACGGGGGCTGCATCCTCACCACGTCCTCCTACGCCGCGCTCAACGGGGTCCTCTACTGCAAGATCCATTTCTCGCAGCTGTTCAAGGAGAAGGGCAGCTACAACCACCTCATCGAGACGGCGCAGACCAAGAAGAACGAGGCCGCGGAGGCCGGACCGGAGCCACCGGCGGACGCAGGCGCGGCTGAGCCGGAAGCACCCGCGCAATCGGCGTAG